The Streptomyces uncialis genomic interval GCGCGGGGCGTGAGCCGGGCGAGCTTCCCCGCGTCGAACTCACGGTCCGGGACGAGTTGCCGGGCGGCGTGGCGCGCGGCCGTGCGCAGGTCGTCCAGGGAGCGCGGCGGGGTACGCGGCACCCCGAGCGCGGCGGCGTCCGCGACGGGCACCTCGCGCAGCCCGGTGAGCAGCGCCGCGAGATCCGGCTCCCCCACCGCCGAGACGCTCACGTCCTCACCGGATTCACCGAACAGCCGCTGATCGAGTGTGTACACATGGGCCTCGGCCCAGATCCCGGTGGCGGCGCTGACGGGCACGGGTACGGCGACATGCCGGCGGACCAGGTCCCGCAGCCGGATCTCCCGGCGCAGCCGCGCGGAGACCTCCCGGTCGGGGGCCATGCGCAGCACATGACGGGCGCCGACCCACCAGCTCCAGTGCTCCCCGCCCTCGGCCACGGGACGGACCCGCGGGCCGTCGTCCGCGCGCGGGACGCGGGCCGGGGTGGCGGTCGCGGACGGGGTGGTCGGGGCGGTCGCGGACGTAGCGGTCGGGGATTCGTGCCAGTGGGCGGCACCGGGGGTGGCGGTGTCCGCGCCGGTGCGCAGGGCGGCGCGGGCGATGCGCCGCACCGTGTCGTCGGTCGGACGTCGGGGGTGACCTGGTCGTGTTCCGGTGAGGGGTGAGGTGTGGTCACCCGGCGGCTCTTCACCGGTGCGCGGGTCCGCGGTGGCGCGGGTCCGTTTGTCGATGGGAGGCTGCTTCATCTCTCGTTCCCAGGGCCGGTCCGTCACGCGGTCAGTGCACGATGGCCATCTCGCGCGCGGTGTCGTTGAGTCGTCGACCGCCGTCCTCGGTGACGGTCACGATGTCCTCGATCCTGACGCCGAATCGCCCCGGGAGGTAGATGCCCGGCTCCACGGAGAAGCACATCCCGGGAACCAGGGGCTGCTCCTCGCCCTCGATCATGTAGGGCGGTTCATGCGTGGTGACCCCGATGCCGTGGCCCGTGCGGTGGATGAAGAAGTCGCCGTATCCCGCGTCGGTGATGTACGCGCGTGCCGCGCGGTCGATCTCCTGGCACGCCACTCCGGGGCGCACGGCCTGGAATCCCGCCTCCTGAGCGGCGCGGACGATGTCGTGGACGGTCTGTTCGACGGCGCCCGGCTCGCCGACGTGGACGGTGCGGGAGGTGTCGGACCCGTAGCCGTGTTTCAGACCGCCGAAGTCGAGGACGACCATGTCCCCCTGCCGGATGACCCGGTCGTCCGCCTCATGATGCGGATCCGCGCCGTTGGGTCCGGAGCCGACGACGGTGAAGTCCACCTGTTCGTGGCCGAAGTGCCGCAGCAGATCCGCCAGATCACCGGCGACGTCCGTCTCCTTCCGCCCGGCGAAGGGAACTTCCCTGATCGCCTCGTACGTTGCGTCAGCGGCGGCTCCGGCCGCTGTGAGACGTTCCAGTTCGGCCGTGTCCTTGACCGCGCGCAGCATCGGCAGGGAGCGCGTGAGCGAGACGTAGGAGGTGTCGGGCAGGGTGCTTTGGAGACCGAGCAGATGCATGGACCAGGCGTTGTCGCTGATACCGAAGCGGCCCCGGGGGTCGAGCAGGGGCGCTGTCACGTCGTAGGGGTCCTTGCCGTCGGTCCAGTCGCGCAGGGTGAGCGCGGGGGCTCCGACGGACCTGGCCGCGTCGGGGGCCTCCAGGGTCGGGACGACGAGGACGGGGTCGCGGCCGGGCGCGAGGACGAGCGCGGTGAGGCGTTCGGTGACGGCCGTGGGCCGGTATCCGGTGAGCCACACCAGGTCCGGTCCCGGGGCCACGACGATCCCGGCGAGACCCGCGTCGGCCGCGGCCCGCGCGGCCCGGTCCATCCGGGCCCGGTAGTCGTCCACCGTGAACGGATCGGGGGTGGTGGTCATCAAGGTCTCCGTCCCGTCGGGCGCGCGGCCCGGAAGGCCGCCGCGGCGGCGGGCCCGGGTCACCGCTGTGGAGCCTCGGCGGCCCCTGGGCAGCATCCTGCCCGTACGGCGGGGCCCACGCGAGCGGGATTCGCCGCGCGGCGACAGGGGAACAGTGGGTTCGGACAGGCGGGTTCGGAACCGCGCCCCACCCCGCGCGCGTCCTCCGCTCCGTCCCGCTCCCATGGCTTGCAACCCTGCTCCAGGTAATGCTTGTATGCGCTTCAACCATTAGATCGGAGCTGCTCCCGGCATCGGGGACGGGCAGCCCATGAGGGGGAGGGCCCACGACGATGGTGGTGCTGGCTCAGATCAGCGATCTGCACCTGGACGGGACCGCGCGGGCGACGGAGCGCGCGGAGCGGGTCATGCGCCGACTGCTCGCCCTGCCCGGGCCCCTGGACGCGCTGCTGGTCACCGGGGACATCACCGACCACGGTACGGAGGCCGAGTACGAGGAAGCCGCACGGATCCTGGGACTCCATGACCCGGACCCGCCCTTCCCGGTCCTGATGTGTCCGGGCAACCACGACAGACGTGAGCCCTATCGCAAGGCGCTGCTGGGCGAGCCGCCCGCGAGCGATCCGGTGAACCGGTCCTACTGGGTCGGCGAAGCCGTGGTCGTGATGCTGGACTCCAGCATTCCCGGCTCCGACGAGGGGGAGCTGGATCGCGGCACCTACGCCTGGCTTGAGGACACCCTGGACGAGTTGGACGGTGAGACACCCGTGCTGCTGGCGCTGCACCACCCGCCCGTGGCGGTGCACCATCCGCTGCCGGACGGCTTCGGCCTGCGTCGGCCGGCCCGGTTGGCCGCGCTGATACGGGACCGGCCGGAGGTCGCCGGGGTCGTCACGGGCCACGCGCACTCCCCCGCCGCCTCGGTGTTCGCGGGCCGCCCGCTGATCGTCGGCCCCGGTGTCACCTGGACGCTGCGGTTGCCCTGGGAGGGCGAGGACCCGGCCGATCTGGACGCGCCCGTCGGCTTCGCCTTCCATGTGCTCGACGACGAGAGACGGCTGACGACCCACTTCAGGGCCGCCTGACCGTCGGCGGGCCGCCTCACCCCCGGCGGGGCGCGCGCCCGACGTGGACGGCGCGGCGCGCACGACCCGTCGGACGAACCGCCGGAGGGCGCCCGCCCCGGCCCTTCGTACCCACAGGAGCGCGCCCGCCGGGATCACCCGCACGCGTCCCGTGAAGCCACCTCCGTGGTGTGCCGCACGGGTGCGCGGCACACCACGGGGCCACGGACAGCCACGGCGGTCAGCCGGGCCGACGGGCCGTCACAAGGCCATGGCCTGGGTAGCCGCCTTCCACGCGAACGGCAGCCCCGGGTTCGCGGGAACGATTCCGCGCGGCTCACCGGAGGACGCGCCCGCGCCCGGCGGACGCAGCGTCCCCACCCCGTGCGAGAGGTACTGCGACGAGTAGCGCTGGCAGCCGTAGTGCCAGGTCAGAATGCCCGCGAGCCAGTTCTCCAGCTCCTTGACATGCCCGGCGAGGATCTCCCGGACCTCGTCGTCGAGGTCGAAGTCGTCGTACAGGATCGGCAGTTCGTGCTCCGCGACATGCTGGAACTGGCGCAGCCGCCCGTTCATCAGGTCGTGGACGATCGTGAGCGCGGTCGGATAGTCGCAGCCGAAGAAGTTCTGGACGACCAGGATCAGGTTGTGCACCTCACCCTCGTACTCGATCTCCTTCTGGTACGAGAAGACATCGTTGATGAGCATGCCGTAGTCGATGGCCGCGTTCTCCAGGGAACGCATGGGGCCGCTCTCGTAGATCTCCGGCGGAACCTTTTTCCCATGGGCGATCCGCGACAGGCTCAGCGTCAGATCGGAGCCGAACGTCGCGCGCCGCATCTCGATGTAGTCCACGGGGTCGGGGATGCGGTGCTGCGCCTGGTTCATGAGTTCCCACATCCAGGAGTCGAGCATGACCTCGACGGAGTCGCGGAACATCACCCGCGAGTCATGGTCCATGGGACCCGCGGTCCGCGCCCAGAGGTCCACCAGGGCGCGTTCCAGTCCGTTCTGCGCAGCCACGCCCGCCCCGGCTCCGGCGCTGGCCGCGAGCGCCTCGGGGGCGCCGCCCCCGGAAGCGGCCCGGAGCGTCTCCCGTGCGGCGGCGCCGGCGTCCGCCGGGACGTCCCGCTCCGTACCCGGCTCGGGGAGCAGGGGCCCGTCGACCGGCATCAGCGCCTTCAGCCGGTCGGTGAGCGCCTGGGCCCCTACCAGGTCGCGGGTGCGGCCGTAGACCACCGGGTACCAGTCGTCGCCGTAGGTCCCCCAGGCCAGCCAGGCGGCGCTGAGGTCGATCTCGGCCTGGGTCCCGGAGGGGTCGAGTCCGGCGGAGCACAGGGGCAGGTCGTAGCGGCGCAGCGCCGCCTCGTCCCACACCCCCTCATGGACGATGCCCATCGCGTGGCACCAGTCCACGAGGTTCTCGCGGGCGGCGGGCAGATGCTGGTTGAGGGTGGTGGGGTAGGGGAGTTGGAAGTCCGGCAGGATGGACGGCCCCACCCGCTGATGGGGTACGTGGGTGTGCGCGCGGAAGCGTTCCGTGCCCGCGGCCGTCAGCAGGTCCGCGACACGGGCCGCCGAGGTGCCGAGGCCGGTGGGGCCGCCGAGCGGGGAGTCCTTCTCGTCGAGCGCGCCCTGGTTCATGTACCGGCTGGAGCGCAGATGCCACTCATGGCCGCCGGACTGCCAGTCCTGGAGGCCCTTCACATAGGCGGCGACCGCGGCGCACCGGGCCGGGTCGAGACCTTCCTGGACGCACAGCGCGGGTGTCTCGGTGAGGGCCGTGTGCTCGAACTGGTGCAGCCGTGAGGTGAGGATGTCGTTGACCATGTCGGCGGCCTGCTGTGTGGTGCAGCCGAAGAAGGTCTCCAGGACGAGGACGCCGTTGCTGAGCTCGCCCTCGTCCTCCACCTCCCGCTGGTACGAGAACAGGTCGTTGCGCAGATGGACCCCGTCGGAGAACGTCTCCATGAGGACACGCAGTGGCCGCGACCTGGCCACTTCGGCGGGCACCTCCGCGGTCGCGTACTCGATGAGCCCCGCCGACCAGGGCGCCCCGCCCACCTTGCGGCGCATCTCGATGTACTCGACGGGGTTGGCGACCCGTCCTTCGTTGATGTTGGAGAGTTCCCAGATCGACTCGTTGAGCAGATGTTCCGTACTGACCGCGAACCGTGCGCGCCACTCACGTGACATCGCCGGGACCGTACGGGCCCACAGATCCGCGAGGCCCGCCTCGACGGGGTTCGTCGGTTCGGGCACGGGGGTGGACAGGTCCAGCGGCATGAACATGGGCAGACGGTCCAGGTACGCCTTGCCGCCGACCCGGTCCTGGCTGCGCTTGAAGGTCTCCAGGAAGTGGTCGTCGAAGAAGAACACCCATACGTACCAGTCGGTGATCAGCGACAGCGCGGGGCCGTCGCAGTCGGGGTGGGTGTAGGAACAGAGCAAGGCGTAGTCATGGGCGTCGAGGTCGCTCAGCTCCCAGATGCCGGAGCCTTCCAGCATCCCCATGTCGCGGGCCCACTCCCTGGAGTGGACACGCGCCTGTTCGAGATGGGGATTCAGGCTCGCCTCGTACGGCATGTAGAACGATGGGAGTTCAAACGGCTGGGTCATGGCCCGGCCCTACCCCTGGTCGCGGAAAGCCATCCCCGACCGGTCTCACGATCGCTCCATAGCGTGAAACGACCGCCCGGGACGCATCGAATGGCGAAACCCTGTACACGCGATGCCCGTACACCTGACCAGCGCACAGATGTACGAAACGGGAGCACGTACGGCCGCACACGCGGGTGTCCACCCCTACGGAAAACCGGAAGGGCGCCCCCGGGCGCCTGGCGGGCTGCCAGGCACCGGGAGCGCCCTTCCGGACGCGTCCAGGGCCGCTCAAGCGTTCCGTACGGGACCGGCCGCCGCGCGGGTGTTCCGCGCGGCGTCGGAGCGCCGCGTGAGCGTTCCCTGCGGCAGCGACGGAGTCCGCCGCGGCCGGGGCGTCACTCCGCCTCGGGCGCCAGGGTCAGCGAGATGCTGTTGATGCAGTACCGCTGGTCGGTCGGCGTCGCGTAGCCCTCACCCTCGAACACATGACCGAGGTGGGAGCCGCAGCGGGCGCAGCGGACCTCGGTGCGGCGCATGCCGTGGGAGCTGTCCTCCAGGAGTTCCACGGCGTCGGTGTCCTTGGGGTCGAAGAAGGACGGCCAGCCGCAGCGGGAGTCGAACTTGGTCTCCGAGGTGAACAGCTCGGCCCCGCACGCGCGGCAGGAATAGACGCCCTTCGTCTTGGTGTCGGTGTACTCACCGACGAACGCGGGCTCGGTACCGGCCTGGCGCAGCACCGCGTACTCCGCCGGGTCCAGCTCGGCGCGCCACTGCTCGTCCGGCTTCTCGATGTCGTACGCCATGGGATCGGTTCCTCACTTCCGTCGGCGGATCACTGCGGTACGGGCCGTCCGGGGACGGCCGCGTACGGGTCCGTCCCGCTACTTCGCGAGCCGGTCCAGAATCCGTGGGCCGAGCTCCGTGACGTCACCCGCGCCCATGGTGAGAACGAGATCACCGGGCGCCGCCATTCCCGCGACGATCTCAGGAGCGGTGTCCTTGTCGTGTGCGGCCCGCACATCGGCGCCGGCGGCCCGCGCGGCGTCGATGATCATGGCGCTGGTGACACCGGGCAGGGGGTCCTCGCGCGCGGGGTAGATGTCCAGCACCACGGAGGCGTCCGCGAGGGCCAGGGCCTCGCCCATCTCCTTGCCGAGCTCCTGGGTGCGGGAGAACAGATGCGGCTGGAAGAGCACGAGGATGCGGCCGTCGCCGGCGGCGGCCCGCATGGCGTCGAGGTCGGCGGTCATCTCGGTGGGGTGGTGCGCGTAGGAGTCGATGACCTGGACCCCGGCCTCCTCGCCCTTGAGCTGGAGGCGCCGCTTGACACCCGTGTAGGTGGCGAGGGCGGGGGCCAGATCGTCGGCGGGCACGCCGAGGGCGACGCCCGCGACCAGGGCGGCGACGGCGTTGTGCGCGTAGTGACGGCCGGGGACGGACACCGTGAAGGTCGTCTCGTGGCCGTCGAGCAGGACGGTGACCTCGCTCATGAGGCCCTGGGGGACGACGGACAGGACGCGGACGTCGGCGTCGGCGGACTCGCCGTAGGTGACCACGCGCGCGTGGCGCACGCGCCGGGTCAGTTCCCGGGCGCCTTCGTTGTCGGCGTTGACGACCAGCGTCCCGCCGGGGACGACGCGGCCCACGAAGGTCTCGAATGACTCGTAGATCTCGTCCATCGACGCGTAGTTGGCGTGATGGTCGAGTTCGACGTTGAGGACGATGGCGACCTCGGGCGCGTACTTGTGGAAGCTGCGGTCGCTCTCGTCGGCCTCCGCGACGAAGATCTCGCCGTCGCCGTGGGTCGCGTTGGAGCCGGGCGCGTCCAGGTCGCCGCCGATGGCGTAGGAGGGGTCCAGACCGAGCGAGGTCAGGGAGACCGCCAGCATCGAGGTGGTGGTGGTCTTGCCGTGCGTGCCCGCGACCGCGATGGGCCGCACTCCGTCCATCAGGGACGCGAGGGCGTCGGAGCGGTGGACGACCGGCACGCCCAGTTCGGCGGCGCGGGCCAGCTCGGGGTTGTCCTGGCGGATGGCGGAGGAGACCACGACACAGGTGGCGTCGTCGGCGAGGTGGCCGGCGGCGTGGCCGATGTGGACGGTGGCGCCCAGCGCGCGCAGCGCGGCGGCGGTGTCGGAGTCCTTGGCGTCGCTCCCAGCGACCTTGGCGCCGCGCTGGGCGAGGATCTTCGCGATGCCCGACATCCCGGCGCCGCCGATGCCGATGAAGTGCGGTCGGTCCATGGCGGTGGGAAGGCCGGGTGCCATGCGTGTCTCTCCCTGCGGTGGTGTGGCGCTGTGTCGTGGTCCCCACGGGTGCCGTGGGATCGCCTGGCCGTGGCGGGTCCGGTGCCCTGGGCTGCCGGTCACGCGCGCCGGGCGGCCGGGCGCGGCCCCAGCCTAAGCCTTGCTGTGCGAGAACAGTTTCAGCACGGGTACGCCCACCTTGTGACGGGCCCGGGAGGCCCAGTCCCGGTGGAAGAACTCCTCCACGTAGTGCGGGTCGGTGAGGACGATCACCTCGTCGGCCCCGACCTCGT includes:
- the murC gene encoding UDP-N-acetylmuramate--L-alanine ligase translates to MAPGLPTAMDRPHFIGIGGAGMSGIAKILAQRGAKVAGSDAKDSDTAAALRALGATVHIGHAAGHLADDATCVVVSSAIRQDNPELARAAELGVPVVHRSDALASLMDGVRPIAVAGTHGKTTTTSMLAVSLTSLGLDPSYAIGGDLDAPGSNATHGDGEIFVAEADESDRSFHKYAPEVAIVLNVELDHHANYASMDEIYESFETFVGRVVPGGTLVVNADNEGARELTRRVRHARVVTYGESADADVRVLSVVPQGLMSEVTVLLDGHETTFTVSVPGRHYAHNAVAALVAGVALGVPADDLAPALATYTGVKRRLQLKGEEAGVQVIDSYAHHPTEMTADLDAMRAAAGDGRILVLFQPHLFSRTQELGKEMGEALALADASVVLDIYPAREDPLPGVTSAMIIDAARAAGADVRAAHDKDTAPEIVAGMAAPGDLVLTMGAGDVTELGPRILDRLAK
- a CDS encoding terpene synthase family protein, producing the protein MTQPFELPSFYMPYEASLNPHLEQARVHSREWARDMGMLEGSGIWELSDLDAHDYALLCSYTHPDCDGPALSLITDWYVWVFFFDDHFLETFKRSQDRVGGKAYLDRLPMFMPLDLSTPVPEPTNPVEAGLADLWARTVPAMSREWRARFAVSTEHLLNESIWELSNINEGRVANPVEYIEMRRKVGGAPWSAGLIEYATAEVPAEVARSRPLRVLMETFSDGVHLRNDLFSYQREVEDEGELSNGVLVLETFFGCTTQQAADMVNDILTSRLHQFEHTALTETPALCVQEGLDPARCAAVAAYVKGLQDWQSGGHEWHLRSSRYMNQGALDEKDSPLGGPTGLGTSAARVADLLTAAGTERFRAHTHVPHQRVGPSILPDFQLPYPTTLNQHLPAARENLVDWCHAMGIVHEGVWDEAALRRYDLPLCSAGLDPSGTQAEIDLSAAWLAWGTYGDDWYPVVYGRTRDLVGAQALTDRLKALMPVDGPLLPEPGTERDVPADAGAAARETLRAASGGGAPEALAASAGAGAGVAAQNGLERALVDLWARTAGPMDHDSRVMFRDSVEVMLDSWMWELMNQAQHRIPDPVDYIEMRRATFGSDLTLSLSRIAHGKKVPPEIYESGPMRSLENAAIDYGMLINDVFSYQKEIEYEGEVHNLILVVQNFFGCDYPTALTIVHDLMNGRLRQFQHVAEHELPILYDDFDLDDEVREILAGHVKELENWLAGILTWHYGCQRYSSQYLSHGVGTLRPPGAGASSGEPRGIVPANPGLPFAWKAATQAMAL
- a CDS encoding metallophosphoesterase, encoding MVVLAQISDLHLDGTARATERAERVMRRLLALPGPLDALLVTGDITDHGTEAEYEEAARILGLHDPDPPFPVLMCPGNHDRREPYRKALLGEPPASDPVNRSYWVGEAVVVMLDSSIPGSDEGELDRGTYAWLEDTLDELDGETPVLLALHHPPVAVHHPLPDGFGLRRPARLAALIRDRPEVAGVVTGHAHSPAASVFAGRPLIVGPGVTWTLRLPWEGEDPADLDAPVGFAFHVLDDERRLTTHFRAA
- a CDS encoding aminoglycoside phosphotransferase family protein is translated as MKQPPIDKRTRATADPRTGEEPPGDHTSPLTGTRPGHPRRPTDDTVRRIARAALRTGADTATPGAAHWHESPTATSATAPTTPSATATPARVPRADDGPRVRPVAEGGEHWSWWVGARHVLRMAPDREVSARLRREIRLRDLVRRHVAVPVPVSAATGIWAEAHVYTLDQRLFGESGEDVSVSAVGEPDLAALLTGLREVPVADAAALGVPRTPPRSLDDLRTAARHAARQLVPDREFDAGKLARLTPRAVVELAPRAAAVVVHGDLKGEHLRISADGRVRGVLDWADALIGDPAEDIRGLALSVGAPAAVRAATLAGYSPRECLRGLWLARCDTLILLAERLHGTDDSPLPLLRSQLARAWEAILLERLSEDDG
- the msrB gene encoding peptide-methionine (R)-S-oxide reductase MsrB, producing MAYDIEKPDEQWRAELDPAEYAVLRQAGTEPAFVGEYTDTKTKGVYSCRACGAELFTSETKFDSRCGWPSFFDPKDTDAVELLEDSSHGMRRTEVRCARCGSHLGHVFEGEGYATPTDQRYCINSISLTLAPEAE
- a CDS encoding aminopeptidase P family protein → MTTTPDPFTVDDYRARMDRAARAAADAGLAGIVVAPGPDLVWLTGYRPTAVTERLTALVLAPGRDPVLVVPTLEAPDAARSVGAPALTLRDWTDGKDPYDVTAPLLDPRGRFGISDNAWSMHLLGLQSTLPDTSYVSLTRSLPMLRAVKDTAELERLTAAGAAADATYEAIREVPFAGRKETDVAGDLADLLRHFGHEQVDFTVVGSGPNGADPHHEADDRVIRQGDMVVLDFGGLKHGYGSDTSRTVHVGEPGAVEQTVHDIVRAAQEAGFQAVRPGVACQEIDRAARAYITDAGYGDFFIHRTGHGIGVTTHEPPYMIEGEEQPLVPGMCFSVEPGIYLPGRFGVRIEDIVTVTEDGGRRLNDTAREMAIVH